One region of Candidatus Hydrogenedentota bacterium genomic DNA includes:
- a CDS encoding EscU/YscU/HrcU family type III secretion system export apparatus switch protein: MKRPGDKRRRAAAIRYDAEQHAAPRVVAKGAGLLAERIIEIARESGVYIHEDPDLAAVLSRLDVDTEIPEELYRAVAEILAFVYRLNRRMAK, translated from the coding sequence ATGAAACGGCCGGGTGACAAGCGGCGCAGAGCGGCCGCAATCCGATACGATGCCGAACAACACGCCGCGCCGCGTGTCGTAGCGAAGGGCGCGGGGCTGCTCGCCGAGCGCATTATTGAAATCGCCCGGGAAAGCGGCGTGTATATACACGAAGATCCCGATTTGGCGGCGGTATTGTCGCGCCTTGATGTTGACACCGAGATACCGGAAGAACTCTATCGAGCGGTCGCCGAGATTCTCGCGTTCGTGTACCGGCTGAATCGGCGCATGGCAAAATAA